TCAAGGACAAGAACGTCGCATCGGACTTCTACGACGCACTCGACGAGGAAGTCGCCGAGCTCCTCGAGGACGCCGCCCGACGCGCCGAGGCGAACGACCGGAAGACGGTCCAGCCGCGCGACCTGTAAACTCGGTCGCTTTCACTTCTAACCACTTTTCACCCGGATAGCGCCCGCGCTGACCTGCTCAGCGCGTGCGTCGTTCGACGCCGTCGTCCAGCCCCACGTGTACCTCGTCGGCCATGTCGACGAACAGCCCGTGCTCCACCACGCCCGGGAGTGCCGACAGGGCGGTGGCGAGTTCGGCCGGGTCCGCGACGGTCCCGA
This window of the Haloarchaeobius amylolyticus genome carries:
- a CDS encoding DUF1931 family protein, which translates into the protein MADLIVKAAVKEALKDKNVASDFYDALDEEVAELLEDAARRAEANDRKTVQPRDL